The following proteins are encoded in a genomic region of Triticum dicoccoides isolate Atlit2015 ecotype Zavitan chromosome 1B, WEW_v2.0, whole genome shotgun sequence:
- the LOC119345053 gene encoding uncharacterized protein LOC119345053 encodes MGSSGGSSDYFLRQLSSSDGGSAPAPAPRQPEEWECGAGTGRRGSRRWSRKKARARGHRRGGGGGFCGAPEEAAAAGRKRVMVVVDQSSGAKHAMMWALTHVANRGDFLTLLHVLPRGSGARGEEASALANSLGSLCKACKPEVEVEALVIQGPMLATVLSQVKKLEASVLVLSQSKPSPFCCFMRSRGEVLVEECISRAECLTLAVRRQSKGVGGYLVSTRWQKNFWLLA; translated from the exons ATGGGGAGCAGCGGGGGCAGCAGCGACTACTTCCTGCGCCAGCTGAGCTCCAGCGACGGCGGCAGcgcaccggcgccggcgccgcgcCAGCCGGAGGAATGGGAGTGCGGCGCCGGCACCGGCAGGCGCGGGTCGAGGAGGTGGTCGAGGAAGAAGGCGCGGGCGAGAGGccaccggcgcggcggcggcggcgggttctGCGGCGCCCCGGAagaggccgcggcggcggggaggaagcgggtgatggtggtggtggaccaGAGCTCCGGGGCCAAGCACGCCATGATGTGGGCGCTCACCCACGTCGCCAACCGGGGGGACTTCCTCACGCTGCTCCACGTCCTGCCGCGCGGCAGCGGCGCCCGCGGCGAGGAGGCCTCCGCGCTCGCCAACTCCCTCGGCTCCCTCTGCAAGGCCTGCAAGCCCGAG GTGGAGGTGGAGGCCCTTGTGATCCAAGGGCCCATGCTGGCCACCGTCCTCAGCCAGGTGAAGAAGCTGGAGGCGTCCGTGCTCGTGCTCAGCCAAAGCAAGCCGTCCCCTTTCTGCTG CTTCATGCGGAGCCGCGGCGAGGTGCTGGTGGAGGAGTGCATCAGCAGGGCGGAGTGCCTGACGCTGGCGGTGCGGCGGCAGAGCAAGGGCGTCGGCGGCTACCTCGTCAGCACCCGGTGGCAGAAGAACTTCTGGCTCCTGGCTTGA
- the LOC119345040 gene encoding beta-galactosidase 7-like has translation MFTVGAVVAVALIVLTAACTSAAAGDGRRVEEGGGDAARGEVTYDGRALVVKGTRRMLFSGEMHYTRSTPEMWPKLIANARKGGLNVIQTYVFWNVHEPVQGQYNFEGRYDLVKFIREIQAQGLYVSLRIGPFIEAEWKYGGFPFWLHDVPNITFRTDNEPFKQHMQRFVTQIVNMMKQQGLYYPQGGPIIISQIENEYQMVEPAFGSGGPRYVRWAAEMAVSLQTGVPWMMCKQNDAPDPIINTCNGLICGETFVGPNSPSKPALWTENWTTRYPIYGNDTKLRSTEDIAFAVALFIARKKGSFVSYYMYHGGTNFGRFASSYVTTSYYDGAPLDEYGLIWRPTWGHLRELHAAVNLSSEPLLFGTYSNLSLGQEQEAHIFETELKCVAFLVNFDKHQSPTVVFRNISFQLAPKSISILSECRTMVFETAKVNAQYGSRTAKVVESLNNIHTWKAFKEPIPEDISKDAFTGNQLFEHLSMTKDETDYLWYIVSYKYRPSDDGQLVLLNAESRAHVLHAFVNTEYVGSVHGSHDGPGNIILNTNISLKEGQNTISLLSVMVGSPDSGAHMERRSFGIREVSIQQGQQPLHLLNNELWGYQVGLYGEGKRIYTQEEASSVEWTEINNLTYHPLTWYKTTFAAPVGNDAVALNLTSMGKGEVWVNGESIGRYWVSFKAPSGQPSQSLYHVPQHFLKPTDNLLVLVEEIGGNPLEITVNTVSITTVCGNVNELSSPALHTQGKDPEVRLRCQRGKHISAIEFASYGNPAGDCTTFSTGSCHAALSESVVKQACIGKRGCSIPVSPAKFGGDPCPGIQKSLLVVASCR, from the exons ATGTTCACAGTTGGCGCGGTGGTCGCCGTTGCGCTCATTGTGCTGACAGCGGCGTGCACGTCGGCGGCGGCAGGAGACGGGCGGcgggtggaggagggaggaggcgatGCGGCGCGAGGAGAGGTCACCTACGACGGCAGGGCTCTGGTCGTGAAGGGCACGAGGAGGATGCTCTTCTCCGGGGAGATGCACTACACCAGAAGCACGCCCGAG ATGTGGCCAAAACTCATAGCGAACGCCAGGAAGGGTGGCCTCAATGTCATACAAACGTACGTCTTTTGGAATGTTCACGAGCCTGTCCAGGGCCAG TATAACTTTGAGGGAAGATACGATCTCGTGAAGTTCATCAGAGAAATTCAAGCTCAAGGCCTCTATGTAAGCCTCAGGATTGGACCCTTTATAGAGGCAGAATGGAAATACGG AGGGTTTCCATTTTGGCTACATGATGTTCCAAACATCACCTTCCGAACAGACAATGAACCCTTCAAG CAACATATGCAACGATTTGTCACACAGATAGTAAACATGATGAAACAGCAAGGGCTGTATTACCCACAAGGAGGCCCAATCATCATTTCTCAG ATTGAGAATGAGTACCAGATGGTTGAGCCTGCATTTGGCTCAGGTGGCCCACGTTATGTCCGTTGGGCAGCTGAAATGGCTGTAAGTCTCCAAACAGGTGTTCCATGGATGATGTGCAAGCAAAACGATGCCCCAGACCCAATT ATTAATACCTGCAACGGGCTCATCTGTGGAGAAACATTTGTAGGACCAAACTCACCTAGCAAGCCTGCATTGTGGACAGAAAATTGGACAACTCG CTACCCTATATATGGTAATGATACAAAGTTGAGATCTACAGAAGATATTGCCTTTGCAGTTGCACTTTTCATAGCAAGAAAGAAAGGAAGCTTTGTGAGCTACTACATG TACCATGGAGGAACAAACTTTGGTAGGTTTGCCTCTTCATATGTAACAACAAGTTACTATGATGGAGCTCCTCTAGATGAATACG GTCTAATATGGCGACCTACATGGGGCCATCTCAGGGAACTGCATGCTGCAGTGAATCTATCTTCAGAACCATTACTGTTTGGAACATACTCCAATTTATCATTAGGTCAAGAACAAGAG GCACATATCTTCGAAACAGAATTGAAGTGTGTGGCTTTCTTGGTCAATTTTGATAAGCATCAGTCACCAACAGTAGTATTCCGTAATATATCTTTCCAACTGGCACCCAAATCCATCAGTATTCTATCAGAATGCAGGACAATGGTATTTGAAACAGCCAAG GTAAATGCTCAGTATGGGTCAAGAACAGCCAAAGTGGTAGAGTCTCTTAATAATATTCATACATGGAAGGCATTTAAAGAACCAATTCCTGAAGATATAAGCAAGGATGCGTTCACCGGAAACCAACTCTTTGAACATCTCTCAATGACTAAAGATGAGACAGATTATCTCTGGTACATTGTCAG CTACAAATATAGACCAAGTGATGATGGCCAGCTTGTGCTTCTTAATGCTGAGTCACGAGCACATGTATTGCATGCTTTTGTCAACACTGAATACGTAG GGAGTGTGCATGGGAGTCATGATGGACCTGGCAACATAATTCTCAACACGAATATTTCTCTAAAGGAGGGGcagaacaccatatcattgctaagtGTAATGGTTGGATCACCG GACTCCGGCGCTCACATGGAAAGAAGAAGCTTTGGAATTCGTGAAGTGAGCATACAGCAAGGACAACAACCACTACATCTCCTCAACAACGAACTATGGGGGTACCAG GTTGGCTTATATGGAGAAGGGAAAAGAATCTACACACAAGAAGAAGCAAGCAGTGTTGAATGGACAGAGAtcaacaatttgacatatcatCCACTTACTTGGTACAAG ACAACATTCGCCGCACCAGTGGGCAATGATGCGGTGGCACTGAACCTCACTAGTATGGGGAAGGGAGAAGTATGGGTCAACGGGGAGAGCATTGGACGGTATTGGGTCTCCTTTAAGGCCCCAAGTGGACAGCCCTCTCAATCCCT GTATCACGTTCCACAGCACTTCCTGAAACCAACAGACAACCTCCTTGTTCTTGTTGAGGAAATCGGAGGCAATCCGCTAGAGATAACAGTGAACACGGTGTCCATCACAACAGTGTGTGGCAACGTGAATGAGCTCTCGTCGCCGGCTCTCCATACGCAAGGGAAGGATCCGGAAGTACGTCTACGGTGCCAAAGGGGCAAACACATCTCAGCAATTGAGTTTGCGAGTTATGGGAATCCTGCAGGCGACTGCACAACATTTTCAACTGGAAGTTGCCATGCCGCGCTGTCGGAATCCGTTGTAAAACAG GCTTGCATAGGTAAAAGGGGTTGCTCTATTCCGGTATCTCCTGCCAAGTTTGGGGGTGATCCGTGCCCTGGGATCCAAAAATCCCTTCTAGTTGTTGCGAGTTGCAGATGA